A region of the Sarcophilus harrisii chromosome 3, mSarHar1.11, whole genome shotgun sequence genome:
AGGCGAGAAACTGAGGGTAAGAACGTTCGGAGAGGGCGGGGCCTCCCGGGAAAGTTACAAGCAATAGAACACCGGGGGTACTAATACTCGAGAGAGGGCGGGGCCTCCCGGGAAAGTTACAAGCAATAGAACACCGGGGGTACTAATACTCGAGAGAGGGCGGGGCCTCCCGGGAAAGTTACAAGCAATAGAACACCGGGGGTACTAATACTCGAGAGAGGGCGGGGCCTCCCGGGAAAGTTACAAGCAATAGAACACCGGGGGTACTAATACTCGAGAGAGGGCGGGGCCTCCCGGGAAAGTTACAAGCAATAGAACACCGGGGGTACTAATACTCGAGAGAGGGCGGGGCCTCCCGGGAAAGTTACAAGCAATAGAACACCGGGGGTACTAATACTCGAGAGAGGGCGGGGCTTCCCGGGAAAGTTACAAGCAATAGGACACCGGGGGTACTAATACTCGAGAGAGGGCGGGGCCTCCCGGGAAAGTTACAAGCAATAGAACACTGAGGGTAAGAACGTTCGGCGAGGGCGGGGCCTCCCGGGGAACTCGGAGACTAGAAGGCCCGAGCTGTAAACGCTGGGGGCGGATTCATAGCATCCGGGACGAGCCGGAAGGACCGAGCCTGTCCAGCCTcgttttacagaaggggaaactgagggccGAGCCAGGCCTGGGCCGCGTTACTAGGAGGCAGTGGGCGGGGGCTCCTGGGGAGGCGGAGCCGGCGGGTCAGGGGGCGTGGTTCTCATCTGCGGCGGTCACGATGACATCGATCCAGATGCGCATGGCCTCCGGGCTGGGGGCCACCATGTAGAAGAGGCGCTCGTAGGTCTTGACGCAGAACGTCAGGCGGGGGCTGGGGCTCTGAGGGATGAAGGGGCGAGCATTCGGTGGCCCGCTCCCGGGCCCCGGCCTCTGAGCCCCCAGCCCGGGGCGACACCATCCTCCGGGCCCGAGCCCGCTTTCCCCCTtgctcagcccccccccccccaagatgcGTATTTGGAGGAAGCGGGGGCCGTGATGTAGCCTCCCCACAAAGTcagctgggggggaggggcatactctggggagactgaggcccagaaagaaaCAAGTGCCACGGCCATACCCGAGGCAGAAAGCGCAGATTCTGAATCATGAGAAAGAACCACACAATGTcggggatggaaggaagaaggagggagggaatgtcCGTGAGGGGAGGCCCAGGAAGGAACCTGCGGGCAGGCAGGGGAAGCCGGGCCTAAAGGGGCAGGGTCTCCTCCCGCCCCTCTGAGCCCTCACTGGGCCCCTGGGCCCGCCCGAGTATTTTGGGGAAGGGAAGCTGACCTTGAAGGCGCACCGCAGGTGGTCGTAATACACCTCTTCTATGGCTTGGAAGTAGATGACTCCCTTCAGTTTGGTCTCCTCtttgtctgggggggggggggagaatggggAGGGGTTTGGTTCTggtttggggggagagggagggaaggccTGGAGCCCTTCCAGCAGGTCACTGCAGTGGACAGGGCGGGGGCGGGGAATGAGCCCCACAGCTGAGGCTAAGGTCAGGGTCCACATCGGAGCCCTGAGGTCAAAGATCCTCGAGACTGCACACCCAGCGCGGGAGCCCTGGGCCCTCCAAGGCTGGAATTCAGAGCCTGTGGGACCTGGGCCCTCCAAGGCTGGAATTTAGAACCGTGGGGACCTGGGTCATCCAAGCCTGGAATTTAAAACTGTGGGGCCTGGGCCCTCCAAGGCTGGAATTTAGAACCGTGGGGACCTGGGagataattttacagaggaggaaactgaggcagagccaGGCTACAGAACCCAGGTTTGAGGTGTTCAGCCTCGCTTTAAGAGGAGAGCAGCTCACTAATTTGGCCCCATGCCTTGACCTGAAGCAAGGGAGCCGTGGGGAAGGGTCGCCCCTCACCAGCGTAGTAGGCCAGGCGGCGAGCGTGGCGGTCGAAGCAGAACCACCGCTTCCTCCAGGTCTTGATGCGGCCCCCCACCTTCACCAGAGGTCCCCGGCAGCAGCCGCTGGTCACTCGGACGTGAGGGCAGCTTTCGGGGCTGTGGCCCCAGCGTTCCAGGTGCTGGTACAAGTCCAGGACCCGGGGGCCCGGAGGCCggggcgggggcggcggcggggCCTGGACGAGGGGGACACATGTGCAGGGGGCTGTGGCTGCAGGAGCgatggggaagaggagggaggagccGCCGGCTGGCGGGAGGAGTGGGAGCTGGAGCTCATTAGGCCGCCGTTTGT
Encoded here:
- the PHLDB3 gene encoding pleckstrin homology-like domain family B member 3, translating into MAPPPPPPRPPGPRVLDLYQHLERWGHSPESCPHVRVTSGCCRGPLVKVGGRIKTWRKRWFCFDRHARRLAYYADKEETKLKGVIYFQAIEEVYYDHLRCAFKSPSPRLTFCVKTYERLFYMVAPSPEAMRIWIDVIVTAADENHAP